The following proteins come from a genomic window of Chloroflexota bacterium:
- the gcvH gene encoding glycine cleavage system protein GcvH, translating into MNIPEELCYTKEHEWARMEDGLCVIGITDYAQGELGDIVYVELPEPGTHVDIMGEFGVVESVKTASDLYSPLAGEIVEINDELADSPELVNDSPYEEGWMLKIRPSNLEEDWETLLDADGYKEVLAESGAH; encoded by the coding sequence ATGAACATTCCGGAAGAACTGTGCTATACGAAAGAGCACGAATGGGCGCGCATGGAGGATGGCCTCTGCGTGATAGGAATCACGGACTACGCCCAGGGAGAACTCGGTGACATCGTTTACGTTGAGTTGCCCGAGCCGGGCACGCATGTGGACATCATGGGCGAGTTTGGCGTAGTAGAGTCGGTGAAGACGGCCTCCGACCTCTATTCGCCCCTTGCCGGCGAGATCGTGGAAATCAATGACGAGCTCGCCGATAGCCCTGAGTTAGTCAACGATTCCCCGTATGAGGAAGGCTGGATGCTGAAGATCCGGCCTTCTAATCTTGAGGAGGACTGGGAGACGCTGTTGGATGCAGACGGTTACAAAGAAGTGCTTGCCGAGTCCGGCGCCCACTGA